The Longimicrobium sp. sequence TGGATAGCCGCGGCGACGGCGCGTACAACTGGCCGTTCTCCCCCAGCCGCTGGGCCAGCGCCTCGCGAAGCGCCCGGCTGTTCGCCACGCCCCCGCCCAGCACCACGCGCGGGCAGCGCATCTCGCGCACGCCCCGCATCGTCTTTGCGACCAGCACGTCCACTACCGCCGCCTGGAACGAGGCGGCCACGTGCGGCACTTCGTCCGCGAGCCTTCCCTCCCCTTCCAGGCGGCGCACGAGCAGCCGCAGGGCGTTCTTCAGCCCGCTGAACGACATGTCGTAGTACTCGCGGTCACCCGGGCGCTCGCCGCGGTTGAGCAGCGGACGGGGCAGCGGATGGCGGGTAGGGTCTCCCTCGGCCGCGGCGCGCTGGATGGACGGTCCGCCGGGGTATGGCAGTCCCAGGATCTTCGCCGCCTTGTCGAACGCCTCGCCCGCCGCGTCGTCACGCGTCGCACCCAGCAGCTTGTACTCGCCCCACGCGGGCACCCACAGCAGCATGGTGTGGCCGCCGGACACGAGGAGGGCCACGAACGGCGGCTCGGCGCCGGGGTGCTCCAGGTGCGTGGCGAACAGGTGCCCTTCCATGTGGTGCACGCCCACCACCGGCTTGCCCGCGGCCCACGCCGCCGCCTTCCCCCACGCGACGCCCACCAGCAGCGCGCCGATCAGCCCGGGCCCCGCGGTCACACCGACGACGTCCACGTCCTCCAGCCCCACGCCCGCCTCGCGCAGCGCGCCCGCGACCACGTCATCCACGGTGCGCAGGTGGGCGCGGGAAGCGAGCTCCGGAACCACGCCGCCGTACAGCGTGTGGATGTCCTGCGTGAAGATCACGTGCCCCAGCAGTTCGCGCTCACCCCGCAGCACGGCGGCGGAGGTCTCGTCGCAGCTGGTCTCGATCGCCAGCACCAGCGGTTCGCCGCTCACCGGGGTGCCTGGGCCGCGGGAGCGGGATTGGCTGCGGACGGCGGCGACGGCGCGGCACCCGGGGGCAGCACCCGCACGCGCTCGGGAACTGCCGTGGCCGTCACGCCCGCGGGCAACCTCTCGACGACCACCCGCGCGTCGGCACCCGCGGGAGGAAGCGCCGGCGGAAGCGAATCGTGCGAAATCACGGCTCGCAACGCGCCAGGGAACACGCGTCGCAAAGCGCGCTCGGGCCCGGAGAGGCGGACGGTCACCTCCGCGGGCTGCGCCTGCAGCCCGTCCGGCGCGGAGACGCGGATGGGCCCGACCGTCCGCTCCACGCGCCGGTCCACCGTTCCGCTCACCCGCACCCGCGTGCGGGCGAAGCTCAGCCCATCGAGCGCAGCGGTGTCGAGCGCCACCTCGTGGCTGAAGGTGGAGTCGTTGGGCACCACGTCGAAGCTGCGCGTCGTGAGCGCCTCCAGCGCGGCAAGGCGGTCCGCCGGGCCGGTCACCCGCACCTCGGCGGGAAGGATCACCAGGTCTTCGCCGACCGCATAGCGGTGCGTCGACCGTGCGGCGATGCGCGCCCGAACGGGCACCATGCGGCTGGTCAGCCGCTCCAGCCCCAGCGTGACGACGGACGGCCGCACGTCGCTCACCCGCACCGCCAGCCCCTGCGGAATGCGCACCATCGACGGGTCCAGCCCAAAGGTGCGCCGCTCGCCCACGTCGCGCACCGAGAGCACCAGCGTGGGGCGGTTGATGGCCAGCTCCCACAGCTCGCGGCCGGGTCCGGTGACCTGCACGCTGACCACGGCCGGTTCGGCCGGGGCGGTCACCACGAACTCCGGGTCGCGCACCACGGGATCCACGCGCACGGGAATCCACTGGCTGGTCACCTGCTCGGCGCTGACTACGGCCCAGATGAGGACGGCCAGCGCCAGGGCGGAAAGCTTCAGCCGCCAGTTGTACGTGAGGCTGCGGGCCAGCGACCGCTTCACGCGGGTCCCTCGGCGAGCAGGCGGCGCACGAGGTCGGCCTGCGCGGGGTGGTCCCACTCCGTCGCGCCGATCACCTTGCGGACGATCACGCCGTCGCGCCCCACCAGGAACGACTCGGGCACGCCAGTGGTCCGGTACGTCTGCTGGATGCGCCCGGACGCGTCGTGCCACACGGTGAACGTCAGCCCCAGTTCCTGCGCGAACGCCTGCAGATCCTTCGCACCCGTGGGCGCCTTGTCGACGCTGACGGCCACGATCTTCAACCCGCGCGGGCCCAACTCGCGGTGAAGCCGCTCCATCGACGGCATCTCGTCGCGGCAGGGGCCGCACCACGTGGCCCAGATGTTCACCAGCACCACCTGGCCGCGCAGCGCCGAAAGCGACACGGGACGGCCTTGCAGGTCTACGGCCCGGAAGTCGGGGGCGCGGGTGCCCACGTCCATGGGGAGGAAGTGATCGCGCACACTCCACCCCGCCGCCAGCAGCGCCGCGAGCACCCCCAGCGTCGCCACCCACCACACCCACTGCCGCCGCTTCGCCATCGTATCGCCATCGTCCCGCTGTTCAGTGTCTCTTGTCCCGCAGCCTATCGCCGCGGGGGTTCGTCCGGCTCAGGCTCCGGATCGGGGATGGGCTCTTCCACCGCCGGTTCCGCCGCCGCGGAATCCACCGCCACCGTGTCCGCGGCGGGGGGCGGCGGCGGGTTCGGGTCCGCGCCGGCCAACGTCAGCCGGACGGAGCTTCCCATCCGCAGGCTGTCGCCCGCCGCCGGCGACTGCGCGATCACCGTTCCCGCCGGCTCGGCGGACGCCGGATCGTACGCCACCCGGCCCGCGCTCAGCGACGTCACCTGCAGCCGCGCCTGGGCGGCGTCCTCCAGCAGTCCGACGACGCTGGGCACCAGCACCTTGGGCGGCCCCGCGCTGATCAGCAGCTCCACCGGGCCGGGAAGCGCGGCCGGCTTCCCCGCCTCGGGCCGCAGGCCGATGATGCTGCCCTCCTCGCTGCGGTGCAGCATGGTGCGGATGGCCACGCGAAAGCCGTAGCGCTGCAGCAGGATGATGGCGTCCGCGCGGGAGAGCCCCTTGATGGAGGGCACGACGCGCGTCTCCGGCCCGGAGCTGAGCACGATACGCACCTGCGTGCCCCGCGCCACCTCTTCGCCGGGCAGGGGCGTCTGCATCAGCACGCGCCCGCGGCCCACACGCGGGTTGGGCAGCTGCCCGCCGCGCAGCATCTCCAGCCCCAGCCGCTCCACCGCGCGCTCCGCCTGCCCCGCCGTGCGCCCGGTCAGGTCAGGGACCGTGACGATGGGCGAGCGCCCGAAGCCGGGAAAGAACAGGAACGTCATCACCAGGTAGCCGACCACGAACATCGACAGCCCGGTAATCAGCACGTACTTCTGCAGGCGGCGCTCGTCGAAGTACCGCCGGACGCGGCCGGGGATCTCGCGATGCCAGCCCCGCGACGGCGGCCGGACGCGCGCGTAGTAGCGCGGAGGCTTGCGGCTCACGCGGGCCTCCGCAGCCGCGCCGCGAACGCGCCGTCCACGCCGTGGCGCTGGGGCAGCACGCACAGCCGCCCGGATTCGTCCAGCACGGACCCGTCCACGGCGCTCGTCGCCTCCAGCGCCCACCCGGGGCGCGCACCAAGGAACTGCTCCACTCGCAACTCGTTCTCCTCCCGCTCCAGCGAACAGGTGGAATAGACCAGCAGGCCCCCGGGGCGCACCAGCTCCGCCGACGCGGCCAGCAGCTCGTCCTGCAGCCGCACCAGGGCTTCCAGGTCATCCGGCGTCACCCGCCAGCGCCCGTCGGGGTGCCGGCGCAGCGTTCCCGTACCCGTGCAGGGCGCATCCAGCAGCACCGCGTCTGCCGCGCGGAACGGCGGCCGGCGCGCGTCCGCCACCACCACGCCGATACGGTCGTCCCACCCGAGCCGCGCGGAGTTCTGCGTCACGCGCCGCATCCTCCGGCGCGACAGGTCCGCCGCGATGACGCGCCCCGCGCGCTCCGCCAGCCCCAGCGCCTTGCCGCCGGGCGCCGCGCACACGTCCAGTACCGTAGCGCCTTCAGCGACGTCGGCGTAGCGCACGACGAGGGCCGCCGCCGGATCCTGCACCACGGCCGGCACCGCGGTCAGCACCTCCGAGACCGGTGCGGCCGGGACGTGCAGCGAGTCGGGCGCGAAGTCGACCGGATTCGATTCGATTTCCGCCGCCCGCAGCCGTGCCCGCGCCTCGTCTACGGAGACGCCCAGCGGCCGGATGTACAGCTCCGGCCGCCGGTTGTTCGCCTCCACCAGCACCCGCGCCTGCGCGGGGCCCCAGCGCTCGATCCACTTCTCCACCAGCCACCGCGGGTGCGAGCCCCAGGTGGAGAGGAACGCGGCGGGATCGTCGTCGAACGACGGATACACGATCTCGGGGCGCCGCCGCAGGTTCTGCAGGATGCCGTTTACCAGCCCCGAGGCGCGCGGCACCCCCGCCATCCTCACCAGCTCCACGGATTCGGAGACGGCGGCGTACGCGGGAACGCTCCCCATCTCCAGCAGCTGGTACGCGCCCAGGCGAAGCACGTCGAGCACCGTGGGGTCCAGACTGGCCGCGCCGTCCCGCGCGAAGGTATCGACGATGTGGTCCAGCCGCCCCTGCAGCCGAAAGGTGCCGTACACCAGCTCCTGCGTCCACGCCCGGTCACGCGGGTCCAGCCCCTCGGTGGCCGCGTCGAGCGCGCGATCACCCAGCTCGCCCTCCCGGACGCGGGCAAGCGCTTCCAGCGCCGCCTGCCGGGTAACCGTCGGCTGTGCCGCCATTCCGTTCAGTCCAGCATGCCGGCCAGGGGCGACGACGGCACGGCGCGCTCCCGACGCGGCATGCGGCCGGCCAGGTACGCCAGGCGGCCCGCCTCCGTCGCCAGCGCCATCGCGCGGCCCATGCGCACGGGGTCGCGCGCCTCGGCCACGGCCGTGTTCATCAGGATGCCGTCCACGCCCTGCTCCATCGTCACCGCCGCGTCCGACGCCGTGCCCACGCCCGCGTCCACGATCACCGGCACCGAGAGGCGCGCCTTGATCGTGCGGATGTTGTACGGGTTCACCAGCCCCAGCCCGCTGCCGATGGGCGAGGCCAGCGGCATCACCGCCGCGCACCCCGCGTCTTCCAGCCGCAGCGCCGTGATCAGGTCGTCGTTGGTGTACGCGAGCACGACGAAGCCGTCCGCCACGAGCTCCCGCGCGGCGCGCAGGGTGGCCTCGGCATCGGGCAGCAGCGTCTCCTGGTCGCCGATCACCTCCAGCTTCACCCAGTTGGTGAAGCCGGCGGCGCGCGCCAGGCGAGCGTAGCGGATGGCGTCTTCGGCCGTGTAGCACCCGGCGGTGTTGGGAAGCAGCAGGTAGTCGTTGGGATCCAGGTGATGGAGAACGCCCTCTTCCTTCGTCCGGTCCAGGTCCACCCGGCGGACGGCGACCGTCACCACCTCGGTTCCGGACGCCTGGATGGCCGCCACCATCTCCGGGTTCGTGCGGTATTTTCCCGTCCCCAGCATCAGCCGCGACCGCAGCGGGCGATCGGCGATCACCAGCGGCGCGTCCAGGGCGGTGGGAGTGTCGAGCAGTGCTTCGGACATCGGACTTCAGTTCGTAAGTGCGATATGGGACGATTCGATCGGCGCCGGCGCATGCCTTGGCTGCCTCGCGCCGACCCCCTCTCCCGCAGACGGGGCCGCAGACGGGGCGAGGGGGAGAATTCGTGTGCGCTCCGGCTGACATCGACGACGGTCAGCCGCCGCCTACGAAGTGGACCAGCTCGAGCGAATCCCCCTCGTGGACGACGGTCTCCGCCAGCGATTCGCGGCGCAGGATCTCGCAATTGCGCTCCACTACGACCATGCGCGGATTCAGCGACAGGTGCTCCAGCAGGCGGTCGACTGTCAGCCCCGCGGGAATGGCGCGCTCGTCGCCGTTGACCCGGACCGTGATTTCCTCCGCCACCAGCGTGTCAGACATCGGTTCCCTTCCAGTACTTCAGATATTCGCGGACGGCCTCGGCGGGATCCGCCGCGTCCCACACCCCGCGGATCACCGCGATCCCGGACGCCCCCGCCTCGCGCGCCTCCCCCGCCCGCTCCGGCGTCACCCCGCCGATCGCGATCACGCGGATGCCCGACGACGCGATCTCCCGGATCAACTCCAGCCCGGCGCCTGCCCGTCCCGGGTGCGACGGCGTCGGCCAGATCGTCCCGGCGACCACGAAGTCCGCTCCTTCCGCTGCCGCGTCGATCGCCTCGGCGGCTGAGTGGACGGAGGCGCCGACGAACCGGTCCGGACCCAGCATCCGCCATGCGTCGCGCACCCGCACCCCGCGTGCACCCACCTGCGCGCCATCCGCCGCCGCGAGCGCAACGTCGATCCGCTCGTTCACCAGCAGCACCGCGCCCCCGTCAGCCGTGCGACTGATCACGTCGGCGAGGTCGTGCAGGCGGCGTCCGGAGGCGCGCGGGGCGCGAAGGTGGAACACGATGTCGCGCCCGCCAGCCTCCAGGATGAGCCTCGCGCGATCCGCGAAGTCCGTCCGGCCCACCACCTCGTCGTCGGTGACGATGTGAAGCGGCGGAAGCGAATCAGGCCTCGCCACCGAACCGGTCGCCCACCGACACGCCGCGGCCGCGCACCCACTCGCCCGCGCCCATCCGGCGCTTGCCCGGCGGCTGCACCTCGCGCACGCGCACGGCGCCGCTGGCGCAGGCGATCAGCACGCCCTCCTGGCCGTCCGCCTCCAGCACCTCGCCCGGTGCGCCGACCGCCTCGGGCACCACCTGCGGGCGAAATAGCTTCACCGGGCCGCGGTCACCCAGCGGACTCCAGGCGCCCGGCACGTCGTCCATCCCGCGAATCCACAGCGCCACCTCGTCCGCGGAGCGCGACCAGTCCAGGCGCGCCACCTCGCGGTCCACCTTGGGCGCGTACGTGGCGCGGGCGTGGTCCTGTGGCAGGGCATCCAGCCCGCCCGCCTCCATGAGGGCCAGCGCCTCCACCAGCGCCTCGGCGCCCACCTCGGCCAGGCGCATGGCCAGCTCGCTGGCGGACTCGTCGGACTCGATGGGCTCCTCTACCTGCAGCAGCACCGGGCCGGAATCCAGCCCCGCCTCCATGCGCATGATGGAAACCCCCGACGTCTCGTGGCCGCGCACGATGGCCCACTGGATGGGCGCCGCGCCGCGAAGCTCGGGCAGCAGCGAGGCATGGATGTTCACCGACCCCAACGGCGGCAGCTCCAGCACCTCGGGCCGCAGGATCTGCCCGAACGCTACGACCACCGAGATGTCGGGGCCGAGCGCGCGAATCTGCGCGAGGAACTCGTCCCCGCGCGCCCGTTCCGGCTGCAGGATGGGCACGCCCATCTCCAGCGCCTCCTGCTTCACCGGCGAGAGCGCCACCGCCCGTCCCCGCCCCGCCGGCCGGTCCGGCTGCGTGACGACCCCCACCACGTCGTGCCCCTCTTCGCACAGGGCGCGCAGCGCGGGAAGCGCAAAGGCCGGCGTGCCCCAGAACAGGACCCTCACGGCTTCGACAGCTTGCGGTACTTCTTTACCAGCATGGAGCGCTTGATCGGCGACAGGCGGTCGATGAACAGCACCCCGTCAAGGTGGTCGATCTCGTGCTGAAGGCAGCGCGCCATCATCCCGTCGGCGTCGATGCGCACCGGGTTGCCCTGCGTGTCCAGCCCCTCGACCACGCACGTCGCCGGCCGGTCCACCGAGCCGGTGACGCCGGGGATGGAAAGGCACCCTTCCTCCACGCGCTCCGTGCCGCCCCCCGACTCCACGATGCGCGGGTCGATCAGCGCCAGCTTCCCGGCGCCTTCCTCGTCCACGTCCACCACGATCAGCCGCATCCCCAGCCCCACCTGCGGCGCCGCCAAGCCGATGCCGCGGGCGTCGTACATCGTCTCGAACATGTCCTGCACCAGCCGGTCCAGCTCCGGACCCGGCGCCGGCACCTCTTCGGCGCGGCGGCGCAGGACCTCGGCGCCCAGCGTCTCGATCTTGAGGACGGGCATGCTACTTCTTTTCCGCGCCCGCCGTCACCGGGCCGGTGCGCCGGGCAATCTTCGAGCGCTCCACGACCACCGTCGACTGCCCGCTCTTCACCTGCACCTGGTCGTCCTTGATCCCCGTGATCTCGCCGATCAGCCCGCCCGCGGTGACCACCTGGTCGCCGCGCTGCAGGCTATTCACCATCTCCTGGTGCGCCTTCAGCTGCCGCCGCTGCGGAACGAAGAAGACGATGTAGAAGATCACGATGATGATGAGCATGGGCATGAACCCCAGCAGCGAACTGCCCTGGCCCTGCCCCGAAGCCTGCGCGAGAAGAAGGAGTTCCATCGATCCGGTCAGCCGTGGGTTGATGTGCCGATGTTCAGGCGTTTGCGCGGGCCGCCTTGCCCGCGTGAAAGCGGTCCAGCCAGGCGCGGCTCCACGAGGTGAAGTCGCCCGCCACGATCCGTTCGCGCGACGTTTCCGCCAGGCGGACCAGGAACCGCAGGTTGTGGATAGACAGAAGCCGCATGCTCAGCCCCTCGCCCGCCACGAACAGGTGCCGCAGGTACGCCCGCGTGTACGTGCGGCACGTGTAGCAATCGCACT is a genomic window containing:
- the tsaD gene encoding tRNA (adenosine(37)-N6)-threonylcarbamoyltransferase complex transferase subunit TsaD; translated protein: MSGEPLVLAIETSCDETSAAVLRGERELLGHVIFTQDIHTLYGGVVPELASRAHLRTVDDVVAGALREAGVGLEDVDVVGVTAGPGLIGALLVGVAWGKAAAWAAGKPVVGVHHMEGHLFATHLEHPGAEPPFVALLVSGGHTMLLWVPAWGEYKLLGATRDDAAGEAFDKAAKILGLPYPGGPSIQRAAAEGDPTRHPLPRPLLNRGERPGDREYYDMSFSGLKNALRLLVRRLEGEGRLADEVPHVAASFQAAVVDVLVAKTMRGVREMRCPRVVLGGGVANSRALREALAQRLGENGQLYAPSPRLSTDNAAMIARAALFRWQRGEVGGLELNARADLPFPGLTK
- a CDS encoding TlpA disulfide reductase family protein → MAKRRQWVWWVATLGVLAALLAAGWSVRDHFLPMDVGTRAPDFRAVDLQGRPVSLSALRGQVVLVNIWATWCGPCRDEMPSMERLHRELGPRGLKIVAVSVDKAPTGAKDLQAFAQELGLTFTVWHDASGRIQQTYRTTGVPESFLVGRDGVIVRKVIGATEWDHPAQADLVRRLLAEGPA
- a CDS encoding PASTA domain-containing protein, translating into MSRKPPRYYARVRPPSRGWHREIPGRVRRYFDERRLQKYVLITGLSMFVVGYLVMTFLFFPGFGRSPIVTVPDLTGRTAGQAERAVERLGLEMLRGGQLPNPRVGRGRVLMQTPLPGEEVARGTQVRIVLSSGPETRVVPSIKGLSRADAIILLQRYGFRVAIRTMLHRSEEGSIIGLRPEAGKPAALPGPVELLISAGPPKVLVPSVVGLLEDAAQARLQVTSLSAGRVAYDPASAEPAGTVIAQSPAAGDSLRMGSSVRLTLAGADPNPPPPPAADTVAVDSAAAEPAVEEPIPDPEPEPDEPPRR
- the rsmB gene encoding 16S rRNA (cytosine(967)-C(5))-methyltransferase RsmB translates to MAAQPTVTRQAALEALARVREGELGDRALDAATEGLDPRDRAWTQELVYGTFRLQGRLDHIVDTFARDGAASLDPTVLDVLRLGAYQLLEMGSVPAYAAVSESVELVRMAGVPRASGLVNGILQNLRRRPEIVYPSFDDDPAAFLSTWGSHPRWLVEKWIERWGPAQARVLVEANNRRPELYIRPLGVSVDEARARLRAAEIESNPVDFAPDSLHVPAAPVSEVLTAVPAVVQDPAAALVVRYADVAEGATVLDVCAAPGGKALGLAERAGRVIAADLSRRRMRRVTQNSARLGWDDRIGVVVADARRPPFRAADAVLLDAPCTGTGTLRRHPDGRWRVTPDDLEALVRLQDELLAASAELVRPGGLLVYSTCSLEREENELRVEQFLGARPGWALEATSAVDGSVLDESGRLCVLPQRHGVDGAFAARLRRPA
- a CDS encoding thiazole synthase, which translates into the protein MSEALLDTPTALDAPLVIADRPLRSRLMLGTGKYRTNPEMVAAIQASGTEVVTVAVRRVDLDRTKEEGVLHHLDPNDYLLLPNTAGCYTAEDAIRYARLARAAGFTNWVKLEVIGDQETLLPDAEATLRAARELVADGFVVLAYTNDDLITALRLEDAGCAAVMPLASPIGSGLGLVNPYNIRTIKARLSVPVIVDAGVGTASDAAVTMEQGVDGILMNTAVAEARDPVRMGRAMALATEAGRLAYLAGRMPRRERAVPSSPLAGMLD
- the thiS gene encoding sulfur carrier protein ThiS, which gives rise to MSDTLVAEEITVRVNGDERAIPAGLTVDRLLEHLSLNPRMVVVERNCEILRRESLAETVVHEGDSLELVHFVGGG
- a CDS encoding thiamine phosphate synthase, whose protein sequence is MARPDSLPPLHIVTDDEVVGRTDFADRARLILEAGGRDIVFHLRAPRASGRRLHDLADVISRTADGGAVLLVNERIDVALAAADGAQVGARGVRVRDAWRMLGPDRFVGASVHSAAEAIDAAAEGADFVVAGTIWPTPSHPGRAGAGLELIREIASSGIRVIAIGGVTPERAGEAREAGASGIAVIRGVWDAADPAEAVREYLKYWKGTDV
- the fmt gene encoding methionyl-tRNA formyltransferase — its product is MRVLFWGTPAFALPALRALCEEGHDVVGVVTQPDRPAGRGRAVALSPVKQEALEMGVPILQPERARGDEFLAQIRALGPDISVVVAFGQILRPEVLELPPLGSVNIHASLLPELRGAAPIQWAIVRGHETSGVSIMRMEAGLDSGPVLLQVEEPIESDESASELAMRLAEVGAEALVEALALMEAGGLDALPQDHARATYAPKVDREVARLDWSRSADEVALWIRGMDDVPGAWSPLGDRGPVKLFRPQVVPEAVGAPGEVLEADGQEGVLIACASGAVRVREVQPPGKRRMGAGEWVRGRGVSVGDRFGGEA
- the def gene encoding peptide deformylase, producing the protein MPVLKIETLGAEVLRRRAEEVPAPGPELDRLVQDMFETMYDARGIGLAAPQVGLGMRLIVVDVDEEGAGKLALIDPRIVESGGGTERVEEGCLSIPGVTGSVDRPATCVVEGLDTQGNPVRIDADGMMARCLQHEIDHLDGVLFIDRLSPIKRSMLVKKYRKLSKP
- the yajC gene encoding preprotein translocase subunit YajC, coding for MELLLLAQASGQGQGSSLLGFMPMLIIIVIFYIVFFVPQRRQLKAHQEMVNSLQRGDQVVTAGGLIGEITGIKDDQVQVKSGQSTVVVERSKIARRTGPVTAGAEKK